In the genome of Apodemus sylvaticus chromosome 2, mApoSyl1.1, whole genome shotgun sequence, one region contains:
- the Mthfd2 gene encoding bifunctional methylenetetrahydrofolate dehydrogenase/cyclohydrolase, mitochondrial, which translates to MASVSLLSALAVRLLRPTHGCHPRLQPFHLAAVRNEAIVISGRKLAQQIKQEVRQEVEEWVASGNKRPHLSVILVGDNPASHSYVLNKTRAAAEVGINSETIVKAASVSEEELLNSIRKLNQDENVDGLLVQLPLPEHIDERKICNAVSPDKDVDGFHVINVGRMCLDQYSMLPATPWGVWEILKRTGIPTLGKNVVVAGRSKNVGMPIAMLLHTDGAHERPGGDATVTISHRYTPKEQLKKHTILADIVISAAGIPNLITADMIKEGAAVIDVGINRVQDPVTAKPKLVGDVDFEGVKKKAGYITPVPGGVGPMTVAMLMKNTVIAAKKVLRPEELEVLKPKQRGVATN; encoded by the exons ATGGCTTCAGTTTCCTTGTTGTCCGCACTGGCTGTGCGGTTGTTGCGCCCCACGCATGGCTGCCATCCCCGCCTACAGCCCTTCCACCTGGCGGCAGTGCG AAATGAAGCCATTGTCATTTCTGGAAGGAAACTGGCCCAGCAGATCAAGCAAGAAGTACGGCAGGAGGTGGAAGAGTGGGTGGCCTCAGGCAACAAGCGACCACACCTCAGTGTCATTCTGGTAGGGGATAATCCTGCCAGTCACTCCTATGTTCTCAACAAAACCAGGGCAGCAGCTGAAGTGG GAATCAACAGTGAGACGATTGTGAAAGCAGCCTCAGTGTCAGAGGAAGAGCTGTTGAATTCAATCAGGAAATTGAACCAGGATGAGAATGTAGATGGCCTCCTGGTTCAGCTGCCACTCCCAG agCACATTGATGAGAGAAAGATCTGCAATGCTGTTTCTCCTGACAAGGATGTCGATGGTTTTCATGTCATTAACGTGGGGCGAATGTGCTTGGACCAGTACTCCATGCTGCCAGCAACCCCGTGGGGCGTGTGGGAGATACTTAAGCGAACGG gCATTCCAACCTTAGGGAAGAATGTGGTGGTAGCTGGCAGGTCAAAAAATGTCGGAATGCCGATTGCAATGTTGCTGCACACAGATGGAGCTCATGAACGGCCTGGGG GTGATGCCACAGTCACAATATCTCACCGATACACGCCCAAAGAGCAGCTGAAGAAGCACACGATCCTTGCGGACATTGTGATATCTGCTGCTG GCATTCCAAATCTGATCACAGCCGACATGATCAAGGAAGGAGCAGCTGTCATCGACGTGGGAATAAACAGAGTTCAAGATCCTGTCACCGCAAAGCCCAAATTAGTTGGCGATGTGGattttgaag GAGTCAAGAAGAAAGCTGGTTACATCACTCCTGTCCCCGGTGGTGTCGGTCCCATGACAGTGGCCATGCTCATGAAGAACACTGTCATTGCTGCGAAGAAAGTGCTAAGGCCAGAGGAGCTGGAGGTGCTGAAGCCCAAACAGCGCGGAGTCGCCACCAACTAG